A genomic segment from Chitinophaga niabensis encodes:
- a CDS encoding acyltransferase family protein, which translates to MSEQPSIRSLSLSGALKFIFTFRPGTSRKYAWVDYAKGIAIIFVTYRHVIYGLLYNGIPITSTLMNANEMLYGFRMPMFFFLSGLFFASSLHRRGGKNFMISKINTLLYPYLLWCFIQLTLQIWFSDYTNSKKGVENYLDILIHPRSMLQLWYLFALFNVTALYLMVDRWLKFSPWMQLLLGFALLPLKGLAGDISTLSDVMVFYVYFALGHIATPYFFKESVQEQLASPVKVLLLIPVFLLVQYYCMKNVDMSIYLFSTFALLGGLLVIMISFVLAKYRKLEFLQVIGHYSLYIYLIHVGIVFLLRNIILSTGIQIRTSVFTFILIAAGIFFSIVLYRICLLLKLNFIFQGPIKDIPRRQVSAS; encoded by the coding sequence ATGTCTGAGCAACCGTCCATAAGATCCCTATCACTGTCCGGCGCATTGAAATTCATTTTCACCTTTCGCCCCGGAACATCCAGGAAATACGCCTGGGTGGACTATGCGAAAGGTATTGCGATCATATTTGTTACATACCGGCATGTGATATACGGATTACTATATAACGGCATCCCCATCACCTCAACACTGATGAATGCCAACGAAATGCTGTATGGCTTCCGGATGCCCATGTTCTTTTTTCTGTCGGGCCTGTTCTTTGCATCCAGCCTTCACAGGCGGGGCGGCAAGAACTTTATGATCTCAAAGATCAATACACTTTTATATCCGTATCTGCTTTGGTGTTTTATACAACTCACCCTGCAGATCTGGTTCTCTGATTACACGAATTCTAAAAAGGGAGTGGAAAATTACCTGGACATATTGATACATCCGCGGAGCATGCTGCAACTATGGTATTTATTTGCCTTGTTCAATGTTACTGCCCTGTACCTGATGGTAGACCGCTGGTTAAAGTTCAGCCCCTGGATGCAACTGCTGCTGGGCTTTGCCTTACTTCCGCTGAAAGGGCTGGCAGGTGATATCAGCACCTTGTCCGACGTGATGGTGTTCTATGTGTATTTTGCCCTGGGGCATATTGCAACGCCCTATTTCTTTAAAGAAAGCGTGCAGGAGCAGCTCGCCTCTCCTGTTAAAGTATTGCTGCTGATACCGGTGTTCTTACTTGTGCAGTATTACTGCATGAAGAATGTAGACATGAGCATTTACCTCTTCTCTACATTCGCACTGCTGGGTGGGCTGCTGGTGATCATGATCTCCTTTGTGCTGGCTAAATACCGCAAGCTGGAATTTTTGCAGGTAATAGGGCACTATTCTTTATACATCTACCTCATCCATGTGGGTATTGTATTCTTGTTACGCAACATCATTTTGAGTACGGGTATCCAGATCAGAACATCTGTATTCACATTCATACTGATAGCAGCCGGGATCTTTTTCTCCATCGTTCTATACAGGATATGCCTGCTGCTGAAACTTAATTTCATTTTCCAGGGACCTATTAAGGATATACCCAGGAGACAAGTCAGTGCATCATGA
- a CDS encoding response regulator, with translation MKQRILIIDDSMPIRYLLEAMFRKEYNVVSAQDGLAAMAWLSKGNMADVIITDLAMPNVNGWELLDYLADSHLYKDIPVVVLSGSMNDRTESITELYSNVHEVMRKPFDPVELMEKVEGIISKKLVPVMP, from the coding sequence ATGAAACAGAGAATTTTAATTATTGATGATAGTATGCCGATAAGGTACTTGTTAGAGGCGATGTTCCGTAAAGAATATAATGTGGTTTCCGCACAGGACGGCCTGGCAGCGATGGCCTGGTTATCCAAAGGAAACATGGCAGATGTGATCATAACGGACCTGGCTATGCCAAATGTGAACGGATGGGAGTTGCTGGATTACTTAGCAGACAGCCATCTTTATAAAGATATCCCGGTTGTTGTACTCAGTGGTAGCATGAATGACCGTACCGAATCTATTACAGAATTATACAGCAACGTGCATGAAGTTATGCGCAAACCATTTGATCCGGTAGAACTGATGGAGAAAGTGGAAGGAATTATCAGCAAGAAGCTGGTTCCGGTGATGCCCTGA
- a CDS encoding exopolysaccharide transport family protein — translation MDVIYFVKALLKKKWWIIFSTALALVAAFFFTMGRAKLYVSSAQISTGFTMKDQITLRDENVNLYEADVKFENTIQTINSPLVISLLSYSLLIHDLTSNKPFRTLHEKDLKSPEYLQFNKEEGLRICRQKLDSLQMLTSYRPDERKLLEYMKLCKYDNESITKTLKVNRVPRTDYIDISYGSENPEQSAFVVNTLYQEFIRYYRSLRSERGVENVVTFEELVNKKKIELDAKVEALRSYKSSEGILNVEAASGTKMGQISQLEKDLLGEKSNLNLMQANLNNINDQINLANQGKTTYGNAGNNEIVNLRRQINQLNDEYIRTGSTDEKLADKLEALRKQYNTAVSKSGASTPGIVVSKDKLLQEKATVESNISATKLNIINLEKAINSLQYSVGSYANKEATVSTLQKEVDLAQEEYNKLKEKLNSAIDSRSVPVDNFRQTLKGQPAFKPESSKRIVIMGMVGMAVFMLSTLSILFKEFFDSSIKSPSNFLKSVHLKLIATINHADLNKYSILEVLQKRIEDKKAIVKRQNSFREFLRKLRFEIENSGKSIFLFTSTESQQGKTTLVQAVAYSLSLSNKRVLVIDTNFCNNDLTVQLEAKPTLETFSIAPQDFSIEKVRAIVTTYSIENIEVIGCRGGDYTPTEILPKNHLLNYLPQLKEYYDFILFEGAPLNEYTDSKELEKYAEGVVAIFSSKASIKQTDKESIEFLQGLGDKFLGAVLNNINDDYLEL, via the coding sequence ATGGATGTAATATATTTTGTGAAGGCGTTATTAAAAAAGAAGTGGTGGATCATTTTCAGCACCGCGCTGGCACTGGTGGCCGCATTCTTTTTTACTATGGGAAGAGCAAAACTATATGTTTCCAGCGCACAGATCTCTACTGGTTTTACCATGAAAGATCAGATCACCCTCCGCGATGAAAATGTTAACCTCTATGAGGCTGACGTAAAGTTTGAGAACACTATCCAAACGATCAACTCACCACTGGTGATCAGCCTCCTCTCCTACTCCCTGCTTATTCACGACCTTACCAGCAATAAACCTTTCAGGACCCTGCATGAGAAAGACCTGAAATCACCGGAATATCTCCAGTTCAATAAAGAAGAAGGCCTGCGCATCTGCCGCCAGAAACTGGATTCACTCCAGATGCTCACTTCCTACAGACCGGACGAGCGCAAGCTGCTGGAATATATGAAGCTCTGCAAGTACGATAATGAGTCTATCACCAAGACCTTAAAAGTGAACAGGGTACCGAGAACAGACTATATTGATATTTCTTATGGTTCTGAAAACCCTGAGCAGTCTGCCTTTGTAGTGAACACGCTTTACCAGGAGTTCATCCGTTACTACAGGAGCCTTCGTTCTGAGCGTGGTGTGGAGAACGTGGTAACTTTTGAAGAGCTGGTGAATAAAAAGAAAATAGAACTGGATGCAAAAGTAGAAGCCCTCCGTTCCTATAAATCATCTGAAGGGATCCTGAACGTGGAAGCAGCCAGTGGTACAAAAATGGGCCAGATCAGCCAGCTGGAAAAAGACCTGCTGGGTGAAAAGTCCAATTTGAACCTCATGCAGGCTAACCTGAATAATATCAACGATCAGATCAACCTGGCCAACCAGGGTAAAACTACTTATGGTAATGCCGGTAATAATGAGATCGTGAACCTGCGCAGGCAGATCAATCAGCTGAATGATGAGTATATCCGCACCGGCAGTACAGATGAAAAGCTCGCAGATAAGCTGGAGGCCCTTCGCAAACAATATAACACAGCGGTGTCCAAAAGTGGGGCATCCACACCAGGTATTGTAGTGAGCAAAGACAAGCTGTTGCAGGAAAAAGCCACGGTTGAATCCAATATCTCCGCAACCAAACTGAATATTATCAACCTGGAGAAAGCTATTAATTCCCTGCAATACTCTGTAGGTTCTTATGCCAACAAAGAAGCTACCGTGAGTACTTTACAGAAGGAAGTAGATCTGGCACAGGAAGAATACAATAAACTGAAAGAGAAACTGAACTCGGCGATAGACAGCAGAAGCGTACCGGTAGATAACTTCAGGCAAACCCTGAAAGGGCAGCCGGCCTTCAAGCCGGAATCGTCCAAACGCATAGTGATCATGGGTATGGTTGGTATGGCCGTGTTCATGTTATCTACGCTCAGCATCCTGTTCAAAGAATTCTTTGACTCTTCCATTAAATCTCCTTCCAACTTCCTGAAGAGCGTACACCTGAAACTGATCGCTACCATCAATCATGCGGACCTGAATAAATACAGCATCCTGGAAGTACTGCAGAAACGGATAGAAGACAAGAAGGCCATTGTGAAAAGGCAGAACAGTTTCCGGGAATTCCTGCGTAAACTGCGTTTTGAGATCGAGAATAGCGGTAAGTCCATCTTCCTGTTCACCAGTACAGAATCACAGCAGGGAAAAACAACCCTGGTGCAGGCGGTAGCCTATAGCCTCAGCTTAAGTAACAAACGCGTGCTGGTAATAGATACCAACTTCTGTAACAACGACCTTACCGTACAACTGGAAGCGAAACCTACGCTGGAAACATTTTCCATCGCACCCCAGGATTTCAGCATCGAGAAGGTAAGGGCCATCGTTACTACGTACAGCATCGAGAATATTGAAGTGATCGGCTGTAGAGGTGGTGACTATACGCCAACGGAGATCCTCCCCAAAAATCACCTGCTGAACTATCTGCCGCAGCTGAAAGAATATTATGATTTCATCTTGTTTGAAGGCGCTCCTTTGAATGAATATACTGATAGTAAAGAGTTAGAGAAATATGCGGAAGGAGTGGTTGCTATCTTCTCATCCAAAGCATCGATAAAACAAACAGATAAAGAATCCATCGAGTTCCTGCAAGGTTTGGGAGATAAATTCCTGGGAGCTGTACTGAACAATATTAATGACGATTATCTGGAACTCTAG
- a CDS encoding sugar transferase, translating into MNFTTTPNILEAPSIERSNSARQTTDLSQIAKEERIVMIVGASLQATNLLPYYNYCMVEDTIGAQRKIMEMLNVNRTVPSVIIVQYNEQCEAACQKWSAYFASHQILKSIPFFLYAENVTEPLKTFVKKHLFIDEIITRECMERQLFSKIDFVKKIKRLQAIPDQTQAPKEIRYKKDYLNTFLKRGLDITAASLGLIVASPIMLLIAAAIRIESKGPIFYASKRAGRNYKVFKFYKFRSMVADADKKLKDLKHLNQYDASDSGPVFYKVSNDPRITKLGNFLRNSSLDELPQLFNVLKGDMSLVGNRPLPLYEATTLTTDVWVERFLAPAGITGLWQISKRGKKEMSVEERISLDIDYAYKNSFTYDMWLIVNTPLALIQKDNV; encoded by the coding sequence ATGAATTTTACGACTACACCTAACATTTTAGAGGCCCCATCCATTGAGCGTAGCAATTCTGCCAGGCAAACAACCGATCTTTCCCAGATTGCAAAGGAAGAGAGGATCGTAATGATTGTCGGAGCATCTCTGCAGGCGACCAATCTACTTCCATACTACAACTATTGTATGGTGGAGGACACTATTGGTGCGCAGCGGAAGATCATGGAAATGCTCAATGTAAACAGAACTGTTCCTTCCGTGATCATTGTTCAGTATAATGAACAGTGTGAAGCCGCCTGCCAGAAATGGTCTGCTTATTTTGCATCTCATCAGATCCTGAAATCCATCCCGTTTTTCCTGTACGCTGAAAACGTAACAGAACCCCTCAAAACATTTGTTAAGAAACATCTTTTTATTGATGAGATCATTACCCGGGAGTGCATGGAACGTCAGCTGTTCTCCAAGATCGACTTTGTAAAGAAGATCAAACGCCTCCAGGCAATTCCAGACCAAACACAGGCGCCCAAGGAGATCCGGTACAAAAAGGATTACCTGAACACTTTCCTGAAACGCGGGCTGGATATCACAGCGGCTTCCCTCGGCCTGATCGTGGCTTCTCCGATCATGCTGCTCATTGCAGCGGCCATCCGCATCGAATCCAAAGGCCCTATCTTCTATGCTTCCAAAAGGGCCGGCAGGAACTACAAAGTTTTCAAATTCTACAAGTTCAGGAGTATGGTGGCAGACGCTGATAAAAAGCTGAAGGACCTGAAACACCTGAATCAATATGATGCCAGCGACTCAGGGCCGGTGTTCTACAAAGTGTCCAACGATCCAAGGATCACCAAACTGGGCAACTTTTTAAGGAACAGCAGCCTGGACGAACTGCCGCAGTTGTTTAACGTTTTAAAGGGAGACATGTCCCTGGTCGGGAACCGCCCTTTACCTTTGTACGAAGCCACCACTTTAACTACGGATGTGTGGGTGGAACGTTTCCTGGCTCCTGCAGGGATCACCGGTCTTTGGCAGATCAGCAAGAGAGGAAAGAAAGAAATGTCTGTAGAAGAACGCATCAGCCTGGATATAGACTACGCCTACAAAAACTCATTCACCTACGATATGTGGTTGATCGTGAATACGCCGTTAGCGCTTATTCAAAAAGATAACGTATAA